The window aagttggcatgatatcatcatttcatccacatagcatgtgcaagaaagttgagagggttacggcaaaaactggatgcacttcgtgtacaaaacggacaatctctttcagagtatcaggatttcagacggaactcgtatgttacaaagggatttcattttttaaaacttatttgaactcctgactttttgtgtgttcaaaatgcaccattcaaagccacatcatcatttttcaatcctttctgacttcatttgttatttctcatgcatttactaattattttgagctataagaccctaaaattgaaaagcatttcaaatgaactctgaaaaggttgaaagttggcatgatatcatcatttcatccacatagcatgtgcaagaaagttgagagggttacggcaaaaactggatgcacttcgtgtacaaaacggacaatctccttcaaagtatcaggatttcatccagaaactcgtctgttacaaagagattttattttttaaaacttatttgaactcctgactttttgtgtgttcaaaatgcaccattcaaagccacatcatcatttgtcaatcctttctgacttcatttgttatttttcatgcatttactaattattttgagctataagaccctaaaattgaaaagcatttcaaatgaactctgaaaaggttttctttctacttacaacaaaaaacttatttattttatttctaattacttatgtcttttactttaattattttattgttatttattttactgctgctatttttatttattttacttgctgctatttttacttaattaaataaggtttatttattgtagttactatagtttattttattttattttattaaggtttatttagttttatttatgttattaaggtttatttattttataaatataaaaaatgaacatagatgcacttatagagaaaattcaacctaaattcatacaaaatttctatgaaatttactatgaatttaagtcaaatttcctgtataagggcatctattttcactttcatagaagctcaacaaggcatagagggacgggcttataaactggtgtgagcgcccttcggttggcgtggtgggactaaacactggccgcaactgggaccagccctttagtcccggtttgtggtatgaaccgggactaaagggtggtgggccaggagcgtggcccattggtcccggtttgtaccaccaaccgggaccaaagggtccatacgaaccgggaccaatgcccacgaggccccggccggccccctgggctcacgaaccgggaccaatgctcagattagtcccggttcgtgactgaaccggggctaatgtgaaaactgccctgtgacctaagccctattttctactagtgttgttgccatcgaggataaaaagaaggggtgctcatcatattgcttgagttaattcctctacatcatgtcatcttacttaatgcattaatatgttctttatgaacttaatattctagatgAAGGCAaaagtcggtcgatgtgtggagtaatagtagtagatgcagaatcgtttcagtctacttcacacggatgtgatgcctatgttcatgatcattgccttagatatcgtcataactttgcgctcttctatcaattgctcgacagtaatttgttcacacaacatttgctatcttgagggaagccactagtgaaacctacccCGGGTCTCTTTTCCATTATATTGAATCTCGTTTACATCTtacaagtttccgatctactattttgcaatcttttactttccgatctataaaccaaaaataccaaaaatatttactttaccgtttatctatctctatgaGGTCTCACTCTTACAattaaccatgaagggattgacaaccactagtagaaaacagggctttggttcagtccaggccagcccattagtcctggttcagcccagaaccgggacccatgggggcataggtcccggttcgtgaggccagggggccggccgggccatcgtggggcattggttccggttcatctggcacctttggtcccggttcttggctcgaaccgggaccaatgtgcctcgctcctggcccaccaccatcggtcctggttggtggcttgaaccgggaccaaagggtgtcctttggtcccggttcgagccaccaaccgggaccaatgatcTGCCTATATATACCCTCTCGCCGGCGAGCAGGTCACTCCACACTGCTCTGGTTTTTCTGGCCGGCAAGGGGTGGGCTTTGTgatgctctagctcacctcctatgcacatgaggtgttcgatgaaatgcccgagccacactacttaagctttctcctctccaagctcgacctccaaactccattttcctcaatatttgtctaggtttagcggtccgtcacgtcccgtccccatcttcaccgccgtcgatcgcccatGCTGATCTCGTCACCGGCACCACCTTGGTgtgcctcttgttcttatcttctttctgaaaggaaaaaattcttacttgtatgcttagatagatacttgtataattttcttacttttattattgcttcttattatatagtgcgatggttttggtatccgcccccgtcggccctcgttctgtctatgatttggatgtggtatatattatcctttataactatttggttcatttattgtttatgacaattatgccgaccaacgtgacatagattttatttatctaggaggtatgtgaaccggaaattccaaccgaccctattgtcgagaggttatatttagttgaagaagaaaacaattacttgaaggaaaaaataataaaaattaaggtggagaagatgatattggagttgcatgttgcggatgtcgtagttgatcacaagatcaagatggatgcaatgcgcttgaagattagaaagattagaaaatatgcaattcataccgaggcttggtatcattatgtcgttgggtcaattgttaccttggttgcgattatgatcgcatttgttgttgcattgaaatgttttacatagttcaATGTATGGAtatatggtttaattagatgccctggagagctatatgttgttcaatgagaactatgtatgtactttggttttaatgtgatgatgaacttctatgaatttggtcacttatcaattcatgatgttctgtaatggtgtttgacacacttaattatatataatatgcacgcagatgaaccgacaatggatgtacggtgatagacacacctccgagtacattaagggcgtgcataattttctcgaagtggctgaggcaaacaagcagaattgTTTTATCttttgtccatgccctatatgtgggaatgtGAAGTCTTACCCTGACTCGAAaacccttcacacccacctgctttataagggtttcatgccacattataatgtttggaccaagcacggagaaataggggttatgatggaagacagcgaagaagaagaggacgatgacaactatgtgaccccagaatacggtgatgctgcaatgggggaagctgctgaagatcaagaggaaccaggcgatgtgcccgatgatgatctccgccgggtcattgttgatgcaaggagacagtgcgaaagtcaaaaggagaagctgaagttcgatcgcatgttagaggatcacaaaaaaggttTGTACCCCAATTGAGAAAGTCAAAAGGAAATGCTGCAGTGGAAGGCGGAGAATggtgtgcctgacaaaggatttgagaagctactgaaaatattgaagaagcttccaaaggataacgaattgcccgacagtacgtatgCAGCAAAGAAGGTTGTGTGCCCTGCAGGATTgcaggtgcagaagatacatgcatgccctaatgactgcatcctctaccgcggtgcgtacgaggatttgaacgcatgcccggtatgtagtgcattgcggtataagatcagacgagatgaccctagtgatgttgacggcgagcaccccaggaagagggttcctgccaaggtgatgtggtatgctcctataataccacggttgaaacgccTGTTTGGAAACAAAGAGTaggccaagttgatgcgatggcacagagaggaccgtGAGAAAGACGGCATGTTGAGAGCACctgctgacgggtcgcagtggagaaaaatcaccTCATCTACCAATAGAAGAATATGATTTGAACAAGCAAAACAGGAGAATCAACAGAAGTTTAGAAGACCACAAGTAACATAGCCACCATAAGCATTAATGATTCATATACCCAAATACAACATTACAAGTTCTACTCAAGTTATACTCATAATAGACATCAGCAACTACATTCACGACATCAGCATCAAACTATCTAACAAGGCTCCTCTTAAAACGGAGCTCTAATCAGACTGGTAGTCTGTGAAGCCGGTAAACATGGAGTCGGAGATGGTGGGGATCTCCGTCTCAGTGGAGGAGCAAGCATCGTCGGGAATGGTGGTCGCTGGAGTCAGTGGCAAAGGGTTGACACCCTCCTTAGGTGTTGCTTCCTTCGTCGGCAGATCGACAAAAAACTTAATACGGATGAGCTGCGGGTTCTCCTTAAGGAGGGTCGCCAAGCGGTCCTCAATGCCGCATGACTCCTTGAGTGTGGAGTTGACCCTAGAGGAAGCTACGTCATCGGTGGAAGCCATAACCTCGAAAATGATGCTAGCACCTTCTACCACACAATGTATACGTATATATGGAATTCTAGGATGTCATCGCAAACTACAAGGATATGTGTGTTAAATTCGAGGATGCCAACACACATATCACTATTCCGGCTTGTTGGTTGACTTTCAGCTCTCCGAGTCTTCCCAACTATCACCTTTCAAGTGGTGTTATATATCCCAATCGGTGAATCCCATTAACAAATCTCTGTGTCGTTTTCGTGCGATTACTTTTAGTCCTCGGTAGATCGAGTACGTGTCTTTGTTTTTTCTAACAATGATGAAATGAGATCGATAGCGCGATGAAAACTAACGTAGATAGAATGTGTGAGAAATAGGGGAAATGAAAAGAAATGCAACAAGTAATAGTTATAAGTCCAACTCACCAATTTTATTTCTTGCAATATTTGTATTTTGTGCTCCGTAAGCCGAGTGTATTATACCGGGTACTCGGCTTACCGACAGTGCCATCACAGAGCCGTCAGCGGGCGGCGTGCGGGCCACGTGGCAGGTACGGTTTGCCCTGAGTTGAGATATAAACCGAGTGTTTCGGCGGGGAAAGTTCGGCTTACCTGAGTGTACGCCATGTATTTGTATTAAGCCGAGGTCACTGGGTTGACAACATACACGCCGAGTCATGCATGTTCGTTGTGTGCCCTCAGGTGCATACTCGGCTTGGGTTCGCATAAGCCAAAAACCCTAGTTTCAGCACTTGGCTTACATATTCTTACTAGGCAATGTGTGTTTTTCTAGTGTTACAAGCGAAATATTTCTCTAGGATGTCCTTTATGTTATACCATTTTGGATCTCCTTCCGTTTGATAACCCTTCATGAGCTCATCATCGCAGAAAGGAAGTGAGGTGCATGAGGATAGGGAGGGAACGAGACGGAAGCGGCCTACGCAACACTGACGTCACCTGGAGCGTGGAAGCTGGGACTGCCGGACTGATGTTCTTTTATCGCCGGGCGTGTAAAAACTATGCATACATGACTCTTTTTCTTTGTGAGCAGGCATGTGATCTGACGCTCGTGGTGATTTGGCGAGCGCTATGAATCAGACTTTATCTGAGTTTCGAAATTTCATTTACTCACGGATGGAGTAATTTCCAGTTTGAATACAGTACGAAAGGAATTGAAGGACAACCCCAAACACCTAATTATTCCAGTTGGGAAAGAAGACAACTTTAGAAAAACCGTACTTATGCCGTTTTCGCAACATGGAGCGAAACAGAACACGATACTAGCTCCATGTTTAGCTATTGAACAGCTTGAGACCGGACCGGACGTCCTCGCAGTGCCGGACGTATGGCTTGACACGGGCCACGTCGACCTCCTCCCTCGCCCGGCACCCGAGGATGGGCGGCGAGTGCAGGCACGGCTCAACGGACGTGGACCGGACGCACACGACGTCGGACATCTCCTTGTCCCAGTCCGGCCGGAGCAGGATCCACGGCTTTACGCCGGCGAAGCCGTAGGCAACATACCCGAACGTGGACCAGGTGCTCGTGGCGATTTTGTCGCAGTAGCTGAGCAGGTAGATCTCCGCCAGTGCCTTCTGGTTGTGCTCGTTGGAGGCGGACTCCTGCTTCTCCTGGTGGCTCGGCTGGTAAACCGCCACGATCTCCCCTGTCTTGGTCGGGTTCTCGTAGTACATGCCCCGGATCTTGTCGTAGTATCCCGAGTACAGGGACACGATCAGCACGGCCTTCACCTTCCCATCGCCAGACGCGTTCGCCGCCGGCTCCGCCTTTCCGAGCTCCGGCAGCAGCCGCTGCTCCTTGATGCACCTGGTGAGCTGGTCGTACATGTTCTCGAACTTGACCGGCCTCTCCGGGAAGATCCTGATCTGGAACCCGATCTTCTCATCCACCCCCGCGAGGTATGCCTCGTAGTACCTTCTCACGATCCCCCACACCCTGTTGGTCGGGTGCAAGAGGTACCGACCGAGGTGGTGGAACACCGCCTCCTTGTACGGGAACATCCTCGCCAGCTCCTTGTCGTACATGGGTGTCAGGAACAGCCCCATCGCGAAGTAGCTGTCGGACTTGAGTATCATCCAGCCGAACTTGCCGAGAAGCCGCTGGTCGTCGTCGCAGAAGATGTTGTCGGACAGCCTCTGCCCGATCTGCTCGAGGTGGAGGTACACGTGTGCCGGAAGGGATGACGCCGGTGTGTCGTATTGGATCACATTATTCTTGAGCATGTTGACGTAGCTCTCCGGCGCACCAGCGTAGAGCTTCATCGGATTCCCCTCCGGGAACCCGTCGGGGAGCACCCAGGAGGTGCCCGGGAAGGGCTCGCAAAAGAGTCCCTCCTGCTCCTGCGGCACATTGACGAGCATGACCCGGCCGGAGAGCAGCGCGTAGAGGAAGGTGGAGGCGATGGCGAGCATGCGGTTGCCGAGACCGTTCAAGGGGAACCACACCACATACTTGCACTCGGAGCTGTCGGCGTTGCGCCCCGCCTGGAGCTGCTTGACGGCCGTCCGGTAGCGCTGCGTGCCAGGGCCGCACTTTTTGTGGTACGCCTCGTACCTCCGCAGCTTCTTCACGAGGTACGGGGAGAGCGGGAGCGACGATGGCTTCCGGTACAGGGACGACTTGTATCGGCTCTCGCAGGTGGATTCCTGGAATGACGCCGAGAGTAGTCCACCTAGAAGCTTGTCATGGGATGGAGTTGTGGCTGGCGCAGACACGTTCTCTGCAGAGGAAATTTGACTGACCCGTCAGCTACTAAAAAGAAAAGAAGGCTTTTCTTTTGAAGTTTTTTACATCGATCCAAAAAATGGATTGGGTTCCACTATCAAAAGGTGATAACCGAGAAAAAAATACGAGAAGAAGATGCAAAACTGAAAGAAAAAAACACATTTGGTCTAGGTGCCATGAGAGCTGTTATGCATAGGAGGCTCATTGCACGAACTTTTGAACTTTAGCACGATGCTACATACCCAACCATCCATCTATAAAATAAAGTGTAGCGCACCATCGGACCGACCATCGTGCAAGGATGGGACACAAAAGTCTCGGTAGTAAAGTAGTTTCGAGGTACCACATGCACAACAAGTTAGTAAAACAAAGAAATTCTGAACTTCTCGGGATCAAATTTTGGATCCCAataaatcccgaacatttttcgATGGCAAATTTAGTTGTTGCGAGGTGGGCAACTTTGTTCCAGTTTATCTCTTTTGTCAGAAAATTGCCATGTTTATCAATCTCGTCTtaactaaagttgccatgaaaaggttcggattgccatgcttaaaattcGAATGTTCGGGATTTATCTATTTCGCCAACTTTTGGAGTCTTGCTGACGTTTGTCCTACAGTTATACTGTTCCCTGCTCTAGGTTTCAAAATATTTTCCCAGGTTTTAGTTCAAGAACTAACGGCATCTTCCATGCTGACCCGCAAACCGGACACCACATCCATCCGCTGATCAGGGTGACCAGTCCACGGACACTGATGCGGGAGCCAGTAAttcaaagctatgcataaatatTTCAAACTGCATTTTTGGAAACCGAACGAATTTTATGCAAATTGGATGATTTTCGTATAAAGCGGAGCAcattcattacatttcatacattttTTAACTAAACCATACTCTAACCTAGTCTAAATAATCGTCTGCGTCCGTTCGCCATGTCTGACCGACCATGAGCCCCGGAAACTGTGTGCACATCGTGGGGCTGTGCCACGGCTGTTGCGATGCTGCCAacctcctcctcgtcgccttcGTTTGGCATTTAACTTCATCCACTGCTTGGTTGATCTCCTTAATGGCGGCTTATAACCGCGCCTGATAGACGTGGTAGCACCAGTGATCGCGGTGAATTATGGGACTGGACGGGGGCCTTGTGATCCCGAGTGATGCACTGGATGCGGCCTCGGCGAGTGGATGCGGTCGGGGACCTCCGTGTGCTACGAGGGCCTGCAAGGTGGGGCATACATGGCGCGGAGGAGGTGATGTGATGTCGTGCTGTAGATGGGCCCGGTCGGCAACGCTGTTCTATAGGCGGGTCCGGCGGCCCTGTGCAATGTCTCTGGTGCTAGGCGACGATGGATCTGGTGAGGTAGCTCCTGCAGTCAGGGGTGGTGCCACTGTAGGGGCGGGTATCGTCGGCCGCCCCGGGTAACTGCATGATGTGATTCCAACTTTCCAAGTGGCCAAGTCCAACCCCGATTTTGGATGGCATGGACAATGTGACTGCATGGATATGCAACAGGAAAATTGTTCGTTTGTAACGTGGTCTAAGACTTAAGTAAAAAAGGCATAGAAGCAGCCCAGTTGCAGCCCAAATTCGATATCTTATATGTCGAGTGCCGTCCATGTAGCAGGAAATCCCGAAAAATCTCCAATCAAGCGCCTAACCTAgttgtcgtcgtcgccgtcgccggacACAGAAGTTCGCCCCACAGGACGCTGGGCACATAGCGAATGGGAGAACGATAAGTAGTCCCCGGTGTGGCATACGTGGAACTTGTGAGGCAGGACTGACAGCGGAACAACATCAGCTCGCACAAATGTCAAGTTGCAATTTGCAACGCAGCAGGTATACTCAACGGTCCAATCTAATATATTTTTCCCCATATCAACCTTAAATTTACGTTAATGTTAACGTCCACACATGTGGCACGAAGTAACATGGCTCACACGCCTTCATTACCATCCATTTTTGCCACGTCAAAACAGATGACATCAGCAAAAATCTTTTTGGTTTTGGCTTAAAAATGTTCtatctcctaattaaaaaatTCAATCAAAAATCCGTTTTCATCATTAAATCTGTCTTGACGAGATCTtgaaaactagatcccatgttgatatgtttcgacgatTTTTTGACCAAAAGTTGCCATAATGTTTACACTGTAGTTGCCATAGTGTTTACACTAAAGTTGTCATGACATGTTTTATCTATGTTTTTCTTCTAGATTTAAAGCTACTGTTGTATTTTCAACTACGTTTTACGGCAATTTTTATTAATTGACCATGTCAATTTTTAGTAATTAACCACGACAAATATAATGCATGCATCATGACAATTTTGAGTATCcatcatggcaaatttagtaTTTTGACCATGGCAATTCCACTTTTGAGCATGGAAATTATTTTTTATGAACCATGTCAAATTTAGTGCATGTATCATGGTAATTTAAGTAATTCAcaatggcaattttagtttatggttcATAGCAAGCCTAGTTTCTTAATTCCCGTGTTATAATATGCCAAAATTTACATTTAAAggtagaagaaaaaaaatagctgaaacatatcatgACAACTTCAGTGTAAATACCATGGCAATTCATGTGTAATAGACATGACAACTTTTAGCCCCAAAACAAGTCGTCGAAACATATtgatatgggatctagtttcgaagatctcgtcaCGATGGATGTAATGGTGAAAATggatcttcaatcggatttttaatttaagagataaaacatttgaAAAACTAGAAATTCAAAAAGATTCCCATATGCATGCGTGCGGTGACGTGACGTAATCTGTGTTTTATAGGGCGTGTCGGCGGGTGTTACTcccaccacacgtgtgggcatTGTCAGCGTCCTAAATTTATGGGCTTGTAGCCAATTATTGAACCTCCTGATGTTGTAATGTAGGGAATccataagaaaataaaatcaaTTGCTGCTTATTTGGGTCTCTCTCGGTTATATACTGAATCTAAAAGGTCTAATGAAGCTTCTAATATGCAAAGCAAATAGAAATACAAGCTTTGTTTCCTGAACAGGAAGTACTCCTCAGTCAATGTTTGCGACTGTGACGTGAGTTATAGACATGGAGTTGGACATTTTCGGCTAGGGACTGGATCATTCAAGCAGCGAGATAGTAGTTATCTTGATGTTTGTGTTGTATTTTGTGTTTTTTTGTTTGTTACATTATCTAGTTATCCGGAATGGTGAACTATTACGGATTATTGGTTATGTTAATTTTGAGAGCATCTAGCTTCGTACTTGAGTTTTATGAGGTTTGGTTGAGCAGGCATGCATTTGTACGTCAAAAAATTTAGACCTTAAATGTTTTGCCCCAGGTAAGTTTAATTCCTGGATCCGCCACAGCTGCAGTGGCCTGTCGGACGGTGTTCGGTGCTAGGGCTGCAAGGAGGAAGCTGGAGCGGGGGCCCCGGGCCCATGGCTTGTTCGTCGTGGTGCTGGCCGGGATGGGCTCATCCGACCGATCCATGTCCGGTTGAAGTCCCAGCTTGTGCGCTGGCTTCTCACGGGTAGCTTGAGGTGTGCTCCTGTGGGTGCTAGAGTTGTTGAGCTCTGTCGTCGACGACAAAAGTCACGATGCCTAGGGGGACCGGCTCCGATGATCCCGACGCTTTTGACTTGTCCAGATCTGCAGGCCTATGTAGGTATTGGTGTGTTCCAAGCAAAAGCCATAACATAACTATCGGGTGCCGTCGATGGTGGCAGTTTTTCGGGCATTGTTTCCCTTCTTGGAGGCATCCCCGTGGAACTCCACTTCCTCTACTAGGGGCTTGGGCTCTCCGAGTAAAAACCTAAGCTCCAGATGGTTTCCGGAGTGGGAGACGGCAGCACCTTCGTCGTTTCCTCCTTGGGTATGTTTCTTGGGAGAGCTAGATTGTGCTTAGTGCGACCAGTTTCTCCTGGTGGAGGCCAGGGCAGCGGCCCCAAACGGCTGATGTGTGCCTTGGCGGCGACCTTCGAAAGCATTGCGCGAGGAAGCTCCATGAGGCGGTGCAGCGGCTTGGCCTTCGCTTCCGTGGAAATCTTGGGATAATTGGTTTGCAGGTTTGTCAGCCCGGTCAACGTGCCCTAGCAGAGGCGGTTGGACAGTATGTCTGGGAGGAGCCCCCAGATAGGGTGTAGCGTTCGTGGTCTGCGTGTGGTTGTCTTGAGCAGCGTGCACTGCGATCATCTGCGTCGTACGTCATTGCCGGTCAAGAGTGTGTGGTGGCATGTCGGGTTGACAGGCCTAGGATGTGGTGTGGCGTTCATGGTCTAGGTGTCGTTTCCCTAAGCAGCATTGGTTGCGGGTCATGTGACGTTGCAACTCGAGTGCGAGTGGTGGCATGTTGGGGTGGCGGCCTCGAAAGGTGGCAATGGTGGATTGCGTAGGGCACAGCCTGGCAGATGAAGGTCAGGGCGGCGATCAAGAGATTTCGGCGGCATCGAGCGTGTTTGACCTCGTGTTGTGTGGGCAATGAGGTTGCTCTCCATGTAGGTGTTGGCATCAGGGCTTCTATGGCAAAAATGATTGGGAGCAATGTCAGAGACATGACATTAGTTGAAGTAGTTCGCTCCTCTCGAATGTGTCTGTGAGATTGTCTCGGCTGGTTTGCTGCCGTGAAGTCAAAGATCTACTGGCGGGGCTTGGTAGCGTACGATGACGAGCAGCAGGTGGTTCTTTCAATGATCTTCTGCGGCGCAGCCGTGCCTAGTTCTCCTTTGCGGCTCTTCTCAGAGATGGAGTTGGGCTGTCTAGTTGCAGGTGTCTGAGTCATGATGCAAATCTTCATATAGCCCCATAAGGCCTCTTCAATGTGGGGTTGAGTCCATGATCGCCTACGGCGAAGTCAAAGTCATTTTGTCAAGGTTCAGGGATGGAGATGACACATCTTGGGGAGGAGCGATGATGATGACGCGTGTGCGCTGTCTCGGCAAAACCCTCATTATAATGGTGTGAGTGAGGTACCTTATATACGCCGCTCAGCGGTTGTGATGTTTTTTCACCTAGTTTTTCATAATCAACTGGGCAACTTGATTTTCGCTCGGTTTTTTCTAATTTACGAGCAAATATTTTATTCTTAATGAATGTAAGAATCCTGCCATTACTAAAAAGGTAACTTCAAACCTTCTTGGAATCTTAATCCCCTTAATAAGGGCATGCACAATGGTTGATAAGACAATCTTTATATCAAGTGTTGcctgtaatttagagatgacaaaaatATTTTTCTACAATGGGTTATATTTTAGCCATATCTTCAATAACCAGCTATTGCTATAAACATGATGAGATATATTGTGTTAAGATATCAtctcttaaataagagaagacaagcCTTTTCTTATTATTTCTTTCCTCCATCTCGGCATTTATCCTACTTGACACTCCTAAGACAGCAGCACCGTACATGCCCTATGCGAAGAAAATAAAGACGATAGAAGTACATCACCCTCTTGCAAAACTGGGATCTTAATAATCCCGTTAATAAAGACCATAGAGGTACATCGGCAGACAAATCACCACCCGAGCCCCTATTCAGTGCGTTTTTTCACCGGGTTTTCCCTACGTGGCAAGATGGGAAAGACCCACCCAAGAATTCCTTTGGTCAAGGTTCAAGCCTTTTTTGTCTTTGGGACGTGATTTTCgccattttattttatttcgtgGGCTGTGATATTCGCAATTCAGAGGTTGGAAATGTGTGCAGAGCAGAGGAGCTTACTTTTGGGCGTATCGCTGCCGGCGCCGGCGCCAGGGACGACGTGGCGACCACGGACCATGGGGATGGAGGACGGCGATGAGTAAGAGGAAGGGGTAGAAGGCAAGGAGCTCCTGCGGCCGCCGAAGGTGAACACGATGAGGGCCAGAGTGGCGAGAAAGCCGACCAGCACCATCTTGGGCCGCTTCATGTCCAtgtccctccctccctccctcccgctCCGTAGCCAATTCTACACTTGCTCTGCTCCTTGGTCTCCTCCGTAGGCCAGCTGTGTATGGCGGCTTCTATTCTCTTGCCAGTTCTCCTC is drawn from Aegilops tauschii subsp. strangulata cultivar AL8/78 chromosome 1, Aet v6.0, whole genome shotgun sequence and contains these coding sequences:
- the LOC141026051 gene encoding galactoside 2-alpha-L-fucosyltransferase-like, yielding MLAIASTFLYALLSGRVMLVNVPQEQEGLFCEPFPGTSWVLPDGFPEGNPMKLYAGAPESYVNMLKNNVIQYDTPASSLPAHVYLHLEQIGQRLSDNIFCDDDQRLLGKFGWMILKSDSYFAMGLFLTPMYDKELARMFPYKEAVFHHLGRYLLHPTNRVWGIVRRYYEAYLAGVDEKIGFQIRIFPERPVKFENMYDQLTRCIKEQRLLPELGKAEPAANASGDGKVKAVLIVSLYSGYYDKIRGMYYENPTKTGEIVAVYQPSHQEKQESASNEHNQKALAEIYLLSYCDKIATSTWSTFGYVAYGFAGVKPWILLRPDWDKEMSDVVCVRSTSVEPCLHSPPILGCRAREEVDVARVKPYVRHCEDVRSGLKLFNS